Proteins encoded together in one Undibacterium sp. CCC3.4 window:
- a CDS encoding GNAT family N-acetyltransferase, producing the protein MNSADLYASPAPSSTSSKAKVYVKELAEKDRHRILQHFLALEESDRLLRFGTYLPDVMVEKYVEGLDFSRDKVFGVMSHRFRLVGVGHLAFAARTDNDDISEKDSIAEFGVSVSKSARGKGVGAKLFERGAIHCRNADVDTLYMHCLASNQTMIHIARKAGMEIHREYGEADAYLKLSPADAASVLLEAVQEQVAAIDYTIKANARAAAKWLKHLPGWKDR; encoded by the coding sequence AAAGCCAAGGTTTACGTCAAAGAACTGGCCGAAAAAGACCGTCACCGCATTCTCCAGCATTTTCTCGCCCTGGAAGAAAGTGACCGCTTACTGCGCTTCGGCACTTATTTGCCCGACGTCATGGTCGAAAAGTATGTGGAAGGCCTCGATTTTTCACGCGATAAGGTATTCGGCGTGATGAGCCACCGTTTCCGCCTGGTCGGGGTCGGCCACCTCGCCTTCGCCGCGCGCACCGATAATGATGACATCAGTGAGAAGGACAGCATCGCCGAATTCGGCGTATCGGTCTCGAAATCCGCACGTGGCAAAGGAGTAGGCGCGAAACTGTTCGAACGCGGCGCAATTCACTGCCGCAATGCCGATGTTGACACCCTCTACATGCATTGCCTGGCATCGAATCAAACCATGATCCATATTGCCAGAAAAGCCGGTATGGAAATTCATCGCGAATACGGCGAAGCCGATGCCTATCTCAAATTGAGCCCGGCCGACGCCGCCAGCGTCTTGCTCGAAGCCGTGCAAGAACAAGTGGCCGCCATCGACTACACCATCAAAGCCAATGCCCGCGCCGCTGCCAAATGGCTCAAGCATTTGCCGGGTTGGAAAGACCGCTAG